From the genome of Scytonema hofmannii PCC 7110, one region includes:
- a CDS encoding acyl carrier protein — translation MYDSKLRQAIAEALEIAPEAIASDASSDTIEAWDSLKHLEVVLNIERSYNVKFKTSEIAELVSVARLEDALRQHNAL, via the coding sequence ATGTACGACTCTAAATTAAGACAAGCGATCGCAGAAGCACTAGAAATAGCTCCTGAAGCGATCGCCTCTGACGCTAGCAGTGACACTATCGAAGCATGGGATTCTCTCAAGCACCTCGAAGTCGTTCTTAATATTGAACGTAGTTACAATGTTAAATTCAAAACCTCTGAAATAGCTGAGTTAGTATCGGTGGCGCGGCTAGAAGATGCGTTACGCCAGCACAATGCATTGTGA